A genomic stretch from Anticarsia gemmatalis isolate Benzon Research Colony breed Stoneville strain chromosome 26, ilAntGemm2 primary, whole genome shotgun sequence includes:
- the Spred gene encoding sprouty-related protein with EVH-1 domain isoform X2, translated as MTEASENAYLVRVRAQVMCRDEGTGGWVALGGGGLADVMVGKRARHQHTTTSAVDSNGDTTSSSVSAPTHEYYIHGKRISDSMVVLECTIKKDFQYNKVMPTFHHWVTDEKRFGLTFQTAADARAFDKGVRTAIEELLDGLGGAWPSLHAYKQHNPAPADDDEDQNIFECLNLPSESHSSSETSSASRARRSSHDISQTPILSAITLPRHAHPAHAALNHPLADTMKQYDGHVEDSIDLADLDRAPSTYVHLSAVHEYQYPSLGGGVISSEKSSPNTKPPLLKRDSGSIKKEYSRPPPLPDKKPAESFQARIKCRHCHEWYLESANRAGACEFAPDCFRSCIDCVTCIKCAQCMLYHCMSDAEGDFAMHPCACGPPDEACAKRWVGITLLSLLVPCLCCYVPLRAAHRAARAARLAGGEHAPHAPHAPPAHPPK; from the exons ATGACCGAGGCATCTGAAAA TGCCTATTTGGTGCGCGTGCGAGCGCAGGTTATGTGCCGGGACGAGGGCACGGGCGGCTGGGTCGcgctcggcggcggcggcctcgCCGACGTCATGGTCGGCAAGCGGGCACGCCATCAGCACACCACCACGA GCGCGGTTGATAGTAATGGCGACACGACATCATCTTCTGTAAGCGCACCCACTCACGAGTACTACATACATGGCAAACGCATCAGCGATAGTATG GTGGTCTTGGAGTGCACAATCAAGAAGGACTTCCAATACAACAAGGTGATGCCAACGTTCCACCACTGGGTTACTGACGAGAAGCGCTTCGGGCTCACGTTCCAGACCGCCGCTGATGCGAGGGCGTTCGATAAAGGAGTTAGGACCGCTATTGAGGAGCTGCTAGACG GTCTGGGCGGGGCGTGGCCATCACTTCACGCGTATAAACAACACAACCCAGCGCCTGCAGACGACGATGAGGATCAAAATATCTTCGAG TGCCTGAACCTGCCGTCGGAGTCGCACTCGAGCTCGGAGACGTCGAGCGCGTCCCGCGCGCGCCGCAGCTCGCACGACATCTCGCAGACGCCCATCCTGTCCGCCATCACGCTGCCGCGCCACGCGCACCCCGCACACGCCGCGCTCAACCACCCGCTCGCCG ACACGATGAAGCAGTACGACGGGCACGTGGAAGACTCCATAGACCTCGCAGACCTGGACCGCGCACCGTCCACCTATGTACACCTCTCAGCT GTGCACGAGTACCAGTATCCGTCGCTAGGGGGCGGTGTGATCAGCTCGGAGAAGTCTTCGCCCAACACCAAGCCGCCACTGCTCAAACGTGACTCGG GTTCGATAAAGAAGGAGTACAGCAGACCGCCGCCATTGCCGGACAAAAAGCCGGCTGAATCATTCCAGGCGCGGATCAAATGCAG ACACTGTCACGAGTGGTACTTGGAGAGTGCGAACCGCGCGGGAGCGTGTGAGTTCGCGCCCGACTGTTTCCGCTCTTGCATTGATTGCGTCACCTGCATCAAATGTGCACAG TGCATGCTGTACCACTGCATGTCGGACGCGGAGGGCGACTTTGCGATGCATCCCTGCGCCTGCGGACCGCCAGATGAGGCTTGTGCTAAACG CTGGGTGGGCATCACGCTGCTGAGCCTGCTGGTGCCGTGCCTGTGCTGCTACGTGCCGCTGCGCGCCGCGcaccgcgccgcccgcgccgcgcgcctgGCGGGCGGCGAGCACGCGCCGCACGCGCCCcacgcgccgcccgcgcacCCGCCCAAGTAG
- the Spred gene encoding sprouty-related protein with EVH-1 domain isoform X3 has translation MTEASENAYLVRVRAQVMCRDEGTGGWVALGGGGLADVMVGKRARHQHTTTSAVDSNGDTTSSSVSAPTHEYYIHGKRISDSMVVLECTIKKDFQYNKVMPTFHHWVTDEKRFGLTFQTAADARAFDKGVRTAIEELLDGFLHGLGGAWPSLHAYKQHNPAPADDDEDQNIFECLNLPSESHSSSETSSASRARRSSHDISQTPILSAITLPRHAHPAHAALNHPLADTMKQYDGHVEDSIDLADLDRAPSTYVHEYQYPSLGGGVISSEKSSPNTKPPLLKRDSGSIKKEYSRPPPLPDKKPAESFQARIKCRHCHEWYLESANRAGACEFAPDCFRSCIDCVTCIKCAQCMLYHCMSDAEGDFAMHPCACGPPDEACAKRWVGITLLSLLVPCLCCYVPLRAAHRAARAARLAGGEHAPHAPHAPPAHPPK, from the exons ATGACCGAGGCATCTGAAAA TGCCTATTTGGTGCGCGTGCGAGCGCAGGTTATGTGCCGGGACGAGGGCACGGGCGGCTGGGTCGcgctcggcggcggcggcctcgCCGACGTCATGGTCGGCAAGCGGGCACGCCATCAGCACACCACCACGA GCGCGGTTGATAGTAATGGCGACACGACATCATCTTCTGTAAGCGCACCCACTCACGAGTACTACATACATGGCAAACGCATCAGCGATAGTATG GTGGTCTTGGAGTGCACAATCAAGAAGGACTTCCAATACAACAAGGTGATGCCAACGTTCCACCACTGGGTTACTGACGAGAAGCGCTTCGGGCTCACGTTCCAGACCGCCGCTGATGCGAGGGCGTTCGATAAAGGAGTTAGGACCGCTATTGAGGAGCTGCTAGAC GGATTCCTACACG GTCTGGGCGGGGCGTGGCCATCACTTCACGCGTATAAACAACACAACCCAGCGCCTGCAGACGACGATGAGGATCAAAATATCTTCGAG TGCCTGAACCTGCCGTCGGAGTCGCACTCGAGCTCGGAGACGTCGAGCGCGTCCCGCGCGCGCCGCAGCTCGCACGACATCTCGCAGACGCCCATCCTGTCCGCCATCACGCTGCCGCGCCACGCGCACCCCGCACACGCCGCGCTCAACCACCCGCTCGCCG ACACGATGAAGCAGTACGACGGGCACGTGGAAGACTCCATAGACCTCGCAGACCTGGACCGCGCACCGTCCACCTAT GTGCACGAGTACCAGTATCCGTCGCTAGGGGGCGGTGTGATCAGCTCGGAGAAGTCTTCGCCCAACACCAAGCCGCCACTGCTCAAACGTGACTCGG GTTCGATAAAGAAGGAGTACAGCAGACCGCCGCCATTGCCGGACAAAAAGCCGGCTGAATCATTCCAGGCGCGGATCAAATGCAG ACACTGTCACGAGTGGTACTTGGAGAGTGCGAACCGCGCGGGAGCGTGTGAGTTCGCGCCCGACTGTTTCCGCTCTTGCATTGATTGCGTCACCTGCATCAAATGTGCACAG TGCATGCTGTACCACTGCATGTCGGACGCGGAGGGCGACTTTGCGATGCATCCCTGCGCCTGCGGACCGCCAGATGAGGCTTGTGCTAAACG CTGGGTGGGCATCACGCTGCTGAGCCTGCTGGTGCCGTGCCTGTGCTGCTACGTGCCGCTGCGCGCCGCGcaccgcgccgcccgcgccgcgcgcctgGCGGGCGGCGAGCACGCGCCGCACGCGCCCcacgcgccgcccgcgcacCCGCCCAAGTAG
- the Spred gene encoding sprouty-related protein with EVH-1 domain isoform X4 — MTEASENAYLVRVRAQVMCRDEGTGGWVALGGGGLADVMVGKRARHQHTTTSAVDSNGDTTSSSVSAPTHEYYIHGKRISDSMVVLECTIKKDFQYNKVMPTFHHWVTDEKRFGLTFQTAADARAFDKGVRTAIEELLDAPADDDEDQNIFECLNLPSESHSSSETSSASRARRSSHDISQTPILSAITLPRHAHPAHAALNHPLADTMKQYDGHVEDSIDLADLDRAPSTYVHLSAVHEYQYPSLGGGVISSEKSSPNTKPPLLKRDSGSIKKEYSRPPPLPDKKPAESFQARIKCRHCHEWYLESANRAGACEFAPDCFRSCIDCVTCIKCAQCMLYHCMSDAEGDFAMHPCACGPPDEACAKRWVGITLLSLLVPCLCCYVPLRAAHRAARAARLAGGEHAPHAPHAPPAHPPK, encoded by the exons ATGACCGAGGCATCTGAAAA TGCCTATTTGGTGCGCGTGCGAGCGCAGGTTATGTGCCGGGACGAGGGCACGGGCGGCTGGGTCGcgctcggcggcggcggcctcgCCGACGTCATGGTCGGCAAGCGGGCACGCCATCAGCACACCACCACGA GCGCGGTTGATAGTAATGGCGACACGACATCATCTTCTGTAAGCGCACCCACTCACGAGTACTACATACATGGCAAACGCATCAGCGATAGTATG GTGGTCTTGGAGTGCACAATCAAGAAGGACTTCCAATACAACAAGGTGATGCCAACGTTCCACCACTGGGTTACTGACGAGAAGCGCTTCGGGCTCACGTTCCAGACCGCCGCTGATGCGAGGGCGTTCGATAAAGGAGTTAGGACCGCTATTGAGGAGCTGCTAGACG CGCCTGCAGACGACGATGAGGATCAAAATATCTTCGAG TGCCTGAACCTGCCGTCGGAGTCGCACTCGAGCTCGGAGACGTCGAGCGCGTCCCGCGCGCGCCGCAGCTCGCACGACATCTCGCAGACGCCCATCCTGTCCGCCATCACGCTGCCGCGCCACGCGCACCCCGCACACGCCGCGCTCAACCACCCGCTCGCCG ACACGATGAAGCAGTACGACGGGCACGTGGAAGACTCCATAGACCTCGCAGACCTGGACCGCGCACCGTCCACCTATGTACACCTCTCAGCT GTGCACGAGTACCAGTATCCGTCGCTAGGGGGCGGTGTGATCAGCTCGGAGAAGTCTTCGCCCAACACCAAGCCGCCACTGCTCAAACGTGACTCGG GTTCGATAAAGAAGGAGTACAGCAGACCGCCGCCATTGCCGGACAAAAAGCCGGCTGAATCATTCCAGGCGCGGATCAAATGCAG ACACTGTCACGAGTGGTACTTGGAGAGTGCGAACCGCGCGGGAGCGTGTGAGTTCGCGCCCGACTGTTTCCGCTCTTGCATTGATTGCGTCACCTGCATCAAATGTGCACAG TGCATGCTGTACCACTGCATGTCGGACGCGGAGGGCGACTTTGCGATGCATCCCTGCGCCTGCGGACCGCCAGATGAGGCTTGTGCTAAACG CTGGGTGGGCATCACGCTGCTGAGCCTGCTGGTGCCGTGCCTGTGCTGCTACGTGCCGCTGCGCGCCGCGcaccgcgccgcccgcgccgcgcgcctgGCGGGCGGCGAGCACGCGCCGCACGCGCCCcacgcgccgcccgcgcacCCGCCCAAGTAG
- the Spred gene encoding sprouty-related protein with EVH-1 domain isoform X1: MTEASENAYLVRVRAQVMCRDEGTGGWVALGGGGLADVMVGKRARHQHTTTSAVDSNGDTTSSSVSAPTHEYYIHGKRISDSMVVLECTIKKDFQYNKVMPTFHHWVTDEKRFGLTFQTAADARAFDKGVRTAIEELLDGFLHGLGGAWPSLHAYKQHNPAPADDDEDQNIFECLNLPSESHSSSETSSASRARRSSHDISQTPILSAITLPRHAHPAHAALNHPLADTMKQYDGHVEDSIDLADLDRAPSTYVHLSAVHEYQYPSLGGGVISSEKSSPNTKPPLLKRDSGSIKKEYSRPPPLPDKKPAESFQARIKCRHCHEWYLESANRAGACEFAPDCFRSCIDCVTCIKCAQCMLYHCMSDAEGDFAMHPCACGPPDEACAKRWVGITLLSLLVPCLCCYVPLRAAHRAARAARLAGGEHAPHAPHAPPAHPPK; encoded by the exons ATGACCGAGGCATCTGAAAA TGCCTATTTGGTGCGCGTGCGAGCGCAGGTTATGTGCCGGGACGAGGGCACGGGCGGCTGGGTCGcgctcggcggcggcggcctcgCCGACGTCATGGTCGGCAAGCGGGCACGCCATCAGCACACCACCACGA GCGCGGTTGATAGTAATGGCGACACGACATCATCTTCTGTAAGCGCACCCACTCACGAGTACTACATACATGGCAAACGCATCAGCGATAGTATG GTGGTCTTGGAGTGCACAATCAAGAAGGACTTCCAATACAACAAGGTGATGCCAACGTTCCACCACTGGGTTACTGACGAGAAGCGCTTCGGGCTCACGTTCCAGACCGCCGCTGATGCGAGGGCGTTCGATAAAGGAGTTAGGACCGCTATTGAGGAGCTGCTAGAC GGATTCCTACACG GTCTGGGCGGGGCGTGGCCATCACTTCACGCGTATAAACAACACAACCCAGCGCCTGCAGACGACGATGAGGATCAAAATATCTTCGAG TGCCTGAACCTGCCGTCGGAGTCGCACTCGAGCTCGGAGACGTCGAGCGCGTCCCGCGCGCGCCGCAGCTCGCACGACATCTCGCAGACGCCCATCCTGTCCGCCATCACGCTGCCGCGCCACGCGCACCCCGCACACGCCGCGCTCAACCACCCGCTCGCCG ACACGATGAAGCAGTACGACGGGCACGTGGAAGACTCCATAGACCTCGCAGACCTGGACCGCGCACCGTCCACCTATGTACACCTCTCAGCT GTGCACGAGTACCAGTATCCGTCGCTAGGGGGCGGTGTGATCAGCTCGGAGAAGTCTTCGCCCAACACCAAGCCGCCACTGCTCAAACGTGACTCGG GTTCGATAAAGAAGGAGTACAGCAGACCGCCGCCATTGCCGGACAAAAAGCCGGCTGAATCATTCCAGGCGCGGATCAAATGCAG ACACTGTCACGAGTGGTACTTGGAGAGTGCGAACCGCGCGGGAGCGTGTGAGTTCGCGCCCGACTGTTTCCGCTCTTGCATTGATTGCGTCACCTGCATCAAATGTGCACAG TGCATGCTGTACCACTGCATGTCGGACGCGGAGGGCGACTTTGCGATGCATCCCTGCGCCTGCGGACCGCCAGATGAGGCTTGTGCTAAACG CTGGGTGGGCATCACGCTGCTGAGCCTGCTGGTGCCGTGCCTGTGCTGCTACGTGCCGCTGCGCGCCGCGcaccgcgccgcccgcgccgcgcgcctgGCGGGCGGCGAGCACGCGCCGCACGCGCCCcacgcgccgcccgcgcacCCGCCCAAGTAG
- the LOC142984158 gene encoding uncharacterized protein LOC142984158: MASLIKTIVFNQPRKAISSFLLRAYSSNTEVPKFESLAISVPKKNVFHVELNRPKKANAFSKGMWLDLNQCFASLSDNPECRVIVLSGQGKHFTGGIELNSLVELGAQADDLEDVARRARFHYRFIKYAQDGITALETCVKPVLTVVHSACVGAGVDLITAADVRYCTEDAWFQVKEVDVGLAADVGTLQRFPKVVGNASIARELCLTGRRFDAKEAKEIGLVSNVFPDKDSALKHVMELAESIALKSPVAVQTTKMSMVYSQSRPNEEGLEHIRLLNSVMNQGDDLPKAAIAQATKSPPPEFDNL, from the exons atggcatctttaattaaaacaattgttttcaaTCAGCCAAGGAAGGCTATTTCAA GCTTCCTGCTTCGTGCCTACTCATCAAACACTGAGGTGCCTAAATTTGAAAGTCTGGCAATCTCAGTGCCAAAGAAGAATGTCTTCCATGTTGAATTGAACAGGCCTAAAAAAGCTAATGCATTTAGCAAAGGGATGTGGct GGATCTGAACCAATGTTTTGCATCACTCAGTGACAACCCAGAATGCAGAGTCATTGTCCTGTCTGGACAGGGAAAACATTTTACTGGAG GTATAGAACTAAACAGTCTGGTGGAATTAGGCGCCCAAGCTGATGACCTAGAAGACGTAGCAAGACGGGCACGATTTCACTATCGCTTCATTAAATATGCACAG gATGGTATCACAGCACTAGAAACATGTGTAAAACCAGTATTAACTGTAGTACATAGTGCGTGTGTGGGAGCCGGAGTGGATTTGATCACAGCAGCTGATGTCAG ATATTGCACAGAAGATGCGTGGTTCCAAGTGAAAGAAGTTGATGTCGGACTTGCTGCTGACGTGGGAACACTACAAAGATTTCCTAAG GTGGTAGGCAATGCGTCCATAGCCCGAGAATTATGTCTAACAGGTAGAAGATTCGATGCCAAGGAAGCGAAGGAAATCGGCCTAGTCAGCAATGTCTTCCCTGATAAAGACAg CGCGCTAAAACACGTGATGGAGTTAGCAGAGAGCATAGCACTGAAGAGTCCTGTCGCAGTACAAACTACTAAAATGAGCATGGTGTATTCTCAGAGCAGACCTAATGAAGAAGGACTTGAACATATT CGGCTGCTAAACTCAGTGATGAATCAAGGCGACGATCTCCCGAAGGCAGCTATCGCTCAAGCAACCAAGAGTCCTCCACCAGAATTCGACaatttgtag